A window of Bombina bombina isolate aBomBom1 chromosome 5, aBomBom1.pri, whole genome shotgun sequence genomic DNA:
atacagagagtatggtacagctaatatacacagagtatggtacagctaatatacagagtatggtacagctaatatacacagagtatggtacagctaatatacagagtatggtacagctaatatacacagagtatggtacagctaatatacagagagtatggtacagctaatatacacagagtatggtacagctaatatacacagagtatggtacagctaatatacagagtatggtacagctaatatacagagagtatggtacagctaatatacagagaGTATGGTACAGATATTATACAGAGAGTATGGTACAGCTAATAGATACAGAGtatggtacagctaatatacagagtatggtacagctaatatacagagagtatggtacagctaatatacagagaGTATGGTACAGCTATTATACAGAGAGtatggtacagctaatatacacagagtatggtacagctaatatacagagagtatggtacagctaatatacagagaGTATGGTACAGCTATTATACAGAGAGtatggtacagctaatatacacagagtatggtacagctaatatacagagaGTATGGTACAGCTATTATACAGAGAGtatggtacagctaatatacacagagtatggtacagctaatatacagagaGTATGGTACAGCTATTATACAGAGAGtatggtacagctaatatacagagcatggtacagctaatatacacagTATggtatggggaggtaggatcaagggaaggttttttgaggataggtgtgaccagcgcatgtttcattgatgagggaaatgtaccagtgctgagggagaggttgaaaatgtgtgttagtataggggtaagggtagcagagagagaggggagcagctgtgaggggatagggtcaaggggacgggtagtgaggtgagagcgtagtataagtgctgaaacttcgtcctcagtaacaggggagaatgaactaagtttcaggttatgagggttgtgggtgagtgggagtatttgagggggggggagaatggaattgtgttgagagctgatttcgtgtctgatggagtcaattttgttaatgaagtgactggcaaagtcttgggctgacagagaagttgtattaggaagtgggggagggcggaggagagtattgaaagtggagaacagacgttttgggtttgaaaaaagattagagataagagtagagaagtagtgttgcttgtggagattaagggcagagtagtaggagttcaaaatgaatttgtaatgaagaaaatcagctgagaggagcggttgaatggaattagcaagttgttgctgatctaaagacctaatgcttctgtgaagtttggtgtgaggagtagaaggtgggagagttgtaggaagggatgatatgttgcaggtaaggagatggtggtcagaaagaggaaaaggggagtttgagaagtttgagagagtgcatcgatagctaaagatcaggtcaagggagtgaccgtctttgtgagtgggagaatcagtccattgtgacagaccgaaagaggaagtgagttgcagaagttgtttagcagatgaggcagtgggattgttaagggggatgttgaagtcgccaagaatgagggcaggggtgtctgaggaaaggaagtagggtagccaggcagccaaatgatctagaaattgagttgtggagccagggggtcggtatatgactgcaacacgtacagagagaggggagaataagcgaatcatgtgggtttcgaatgagggaaaagtgagggaagagatagggtgtatttgttgaaaggtgcaacgagaggaaagtaaaatacctacaccacctccttgtctattaccagacctaggagtgtggctgaagtggagacccccatgtgacagagcagcagtggatgctgtgtctaggggagagagccaggtttctgttaaggccagaaggttgagggagtgggagatgaagaggtcatgtatagaagtgagtttgttgcaaacagagcgagagttccagagtgcacaggtgaaaggtgtagtggctttagatgcaagaggaatgtgagaaaggtgtgcagagttttgttttctgagtctatgggatggtacacatggatgtgcatggcttgtcagtggttggggaccgggattaggggagatgtcaccagcagtaagtagaagcaagagggagagtgacatgagatgagatacagatttgcagtagtgagactgcttttgagatgagctgcagggggtagagagagtgtttaggaacagctgttttccagaaggctacctgtagaaagttatgtggcaattgcaggagttaagtgagaaggtctgtgttggtttttttctttctgtgttctgagatagactgtgtaaagggagagagataaattggttaatgatggtccagagaaagtgtgttaaaatgagtgggagggtacatttatggacattttaagctaagggtcaatcatgcagaaaccaaaaaaaaacacatcaaaaaacaaaatattacagagataagacagacatacaaggggtgaaataagACCATTAAAACAATgcagataaatggacaagagctgctggtacagctaatatacagagtatggtacagctaatatacagagagcatggtacagctaatatacatagagtatggtacagctaatatacacagagtatggtacagctaatatacagagaGCCTGGTACAGCTATTATACAGGTAGCATATCACAGCTAATATACAGAGAGCATGGTACAGCTAATACACAGCTAGTATACCACAGCTAATACACAGGTAGCATACCACAGCTAATACACATGTAGCATACCACATCTAATACACAGGTAGCATACCACAGCTAATACACATGTAGCATACCACAGAATAGATAATACACAGGTAGCACACCACAACTAATACAGCTAATACACAGGTAGCATACCATGGCTAATACACATGTAGCATACCACAGCATAGCTAATACACAGGTAGCATACCACAGCTAATATACAGGTAGCATACCACAGCTAATATACAGGTAGCATACCACAGCTAATATACAGAGAGcatggtacagctaatatacagagTGTATGGTACATCTAATATACAGAGAGCATGGTACAGTTAATATACAGGTAGAATACCACAGCTAATACACAGGTAGCATACCACAGCTAATACACATGTAGCATACCACAGCTAATATACAGAGAGcatggtacagctaatatacaggTAGAATACCACAGCTAATACACAGGTAGCATACCACAGCTAATACACATGTAGCATACCACAGCTAATATACAGAGAGCATGGTACAGCTAATATAGAGGTAGAATAGCACAGCTAATACACAGGTAGCATACCACAGCTAATACACATGTAGCATACCACAGCTAATAAACACAGAAcatggtacagctaatatacaggTAGAATACCACAGCTAATACACAGGTAGCATACCACAGCTAATACACATGTAGCATACCACAGCTAATATACAGAGAACATGGTACAGCTAATACACAGGTAGCATACCACAGCTAATACACATGTAGCATACCACAGCTAATACACATGTAGCATACCACAGCTAATACACAGGTAGCATAGCACAGCTAATACACAGGTAGCATACCACAGCTAATACACAGGTAGCATACCACAGCTAATACACAGGTAGCATACCACAGCTAATACACAGGTAGCATACCACAGCTAATATACAGAGAACATGGTACAGCTAATACACAGGTAGCATACCACAGCTAATATACAGAGAACATGGTACAGCTAATACACAGGTAGCATACCATAGCTAATACACAGGTAGCATACCACAGCTAATATATAGAGAGcatggtacagctaatatacaggTAGAATACCACAGCTAATACACAGGTAGCATATCACAGCTAATACACAGGTAGCATACCACAGCTAATACACAGGTAGCATACCATAGCTAATACACAGGTAGCATACCACAGCTAATATATAGAGAGcatggtacagctaatatacaggTAGAATACCACAGCTAATACACAGGTAGCATATCACAGCTAATACACATGTAGCATACCACCGCTAATACACATGTAGCATAGCACAGCTAATACACAGGTAGCATACCACAGCTAATACACATGTAGCATACCACAGCTAATACACAGGTAGCATACCACAGCTAATAAACACAGAAcatggtacagctaatatacaggTAGAATACCACAGCTAATACACAGGTAGCATATCACAGCTAATACACATGTAGCATACCACAGCTAATATACAGAGAGCATGGTACAGCTAATACACAGGTAGCATACCACAGCTAATACACAGGTAGCATACCACAGCTAATACACAGGTAGCATACCATAGCTAATAAACAGGTAGCATACCACAGCTAATACACATGTAGCATACCACAGCTAATACACAGGTAGCATACCACCGCTAATACAGAGGTAGCATACCACAGCTAATACACAGGTAGCATACCACCGCTAATACACATGTAGCATACCACAGCTAATAAACACAGAGcatggtacagctaatatacaggTAGAATACCACAGCTAATACACAGGTAGCATACCACAGCTAATACACAGGTAGCATAGCACAGCTAATACACAAGTAGCATACCACAGCTAATACACAGGTAGCATACCACAGCTAATACACAGGTAGCATACCACAGCTAATACACAGGTAGCATACCACAGCTAATACACAGGTAGCATACCACAGCTAATACACAGGTAGCATACCACAGCTAATACACAGGTAGCATAGCACAGTAGAGGCTCAGTAGGTGCATATAATATAGGACTCACCAATTCACAAACAGCACCTTCTTCCTGTGATATTTGTTGCCAGTGGAGCAGAGGAGACTGCTTTTCCTCTCAAatatcaaagtataaaaatccacagcaccaaaacTCATGAAGAAATCTTAGAAGTTTATTCTTGTCTCAGGTACAAACATATGCAACGTTTCAggagccattcccttaatcatgcatttaATATAGGAAGTGATAATTAGTAAAGACTATTTTGGACTTGCGTGccatcccgccccctgcccgcccacagccaatcacgcatgggcaggagctgtcaatttccccggtcggactagaccagggagattgaaattcaccacctatATTTGTGCGTGCGTGATATCGGGTTTTGCGGCCGTTTTCACACAAGTTCtattctgctcgtattacaagttaaaagtaaatacagttacacttataataattacactgtctaataaaaaaaaaaaaaaaaaaaattcataaaacagtcaaagatttgaggtctcaggcgTCAGGGGAAAAATAggctgcaaagtgctttaacatagagatatataaatGTCTAATGATGTACATGACCCCATACTTAGGTACTATGTTCCCTTAGCCACACAAGTTAAACACACTGTAACTtggggttataaaggccgcagctaatttattatttaaaacacgTAAACAATTAAAGGATATTCCTTGTGCAATATTACATGTCTCTTACAGTATTTTTATGTCATGTTTTCCCCTCTAATTATTCTTTTACATTTTTGGCCGCTTTCCTTGTCCTCTTTGTCACGTGTTTGTAACTTGCGAatgaaatgcatatatgtatatgcatttttcattcactgcgCAGCCGCAACCGGAAGTGGTGACGTCACCGGCACATCAGCAGCgcgcttctttggtggagcagtgcacataacGGATGTGCATTGTCCACAGAAGCAGAACAGCGTGAAGAGCGTGACGAGCGTAACGAGCGTAACACAGAGCTGCCAGACTTCCAGCCTGCTTTGTCAATGTAGCAGGTATGCATTCTGTTGCTTGTTTTGATTGGCCGTCCGGATCCACGTGACTATTTCTGTCTATTTCTGCAGGAGCATCAGTACACAGATTTCCATCTCCCCACTGAACAGGATAACGCCGGAGCACACGTTTGTGCATAATCCTCTGTGGAGACAACGCTGGGGCACACGTTTGTGCATAATCATCCTTGGAGTGAGTGGAGACGGCTTGATGTCTCAGCTGTTTGGCTGTGTTGCCCGGGCTACGCTCTGATACACCGGATACCAGCGGAGTAGGTGATCAGACATAGGTAGCCAGGCATTGTTTATACACAGCCATGTGACTTGTTCATTTATCCTGTATAACCGCAGTTTATCAAGAGTTTACTACATGGGATTGCTGAAAAGTTGTGACTGAGGCTCTTACACACAGAGATTACAATTTTGATGTTTGCAGGTCACCCAAGTAATACTACCCGTGCCTCTTACTAACCACTTATACTTGTTCATCCATATACTAATGTGAAATAGCTGACGCATAGGTCTGGGTCACTACTGTCTACTGTCTGTTAGTATTAGTAAGCCCAGAGAGATGTGCGTAATCTCTGTGTGTAAGAGCCTCAGTCACAACTTGTCAGCAATCCCATGTAGTAAACATATATGCGAAGATTTAAGTGTTAATAACAAACACGCATATGGTGCGCCTATAACAGTAAGTGATGTACGCTCATCACATCATACACAAAGTGCAGCTTGTCAATTTGAAATGACAGTTTTCACTGGTACTGCCGCACGGGCCAATATGTTGACGTGGGTTACCATAGTGATCTCGGCACTTCTGTGTGACATGGCGCATAGTCATGCGCGCTTTGATGACGTCAGACACCGACTTCTCTCACGGCAATGTGATGGCTGCGCAGTGATCACTGGGGGTATTTAGGTGGTGGATGTAGGTAAGCTTGTtaggaagttttaatattttttgatattgtggtcacatttgataaaggtacaggaatgtaccgaaacgtcatgtaacTCTTTTTTCTATGGATTGAatacatttatatgttttttacaagaccaatgagtgcctacTTTTGTGGAGGATTTGTACATTATGGCTTGTAGTGCACCTTGGCAGCTGGAGcaagtaagattgtgctgtccttaacttggatcgtatatatatatatatatatatatatatatatatatatatatatatacatacacacacacataggggatTTGCAAAATATTGTTCAGTCAGACGTGCCCATAATATTTTGAAGGACTAATCTGAGCAATtctggcactatatatatatacacacacataggggATTTGTACACATAATTGAATGCAAGTTGTATATCCATTTGCATTCTGATTTCAACAAAATGTTGTCCCAATTACCACCCCTCTCACTCACGTCTATTAATTCAAGGCCCATAAATTTAAGGTCCTCAACACTGCTTTGGTGCATCTCAGAGAAATGTCTTGCGACACCACTgtctttaatttttacattcaataTGTCCCTCCTGTGTTCCTTCATCCGTTCCCTAAACTCacggttttacccacataaaatttTGGGCATGAACAAAAAGCAGCATAGACAACTCCCTCGCTGCGGCAAGTAATGTGGCCCTTGATTTTATGTGGGTAACCCCTATTGTCAATTAAAAACTGTCCCTTATTAATAtgtttacacattttacatttaacGCATTTGTAGCACCCATCCTTCTTCTGTTGTCTACCTAGCCAATTATTATGACCTTTGAAATGACTGTGAACTAATTTGTCTTGGATAGAGGGAGCCCGTCTAGCTGTCATCAGGGGAAAATCCCCAACAATTTTACGGATATCTGGATCAACAGTAAGAATATCCCTGTGTCTGCATAGAATTTTTCTAAGTTCACTCCATTCTGAATTAAATGTACTAATGAATCTAACTGTAGTATTAGTTTGTTTCTCCACTTTATCATATAATATTTTATCTCGTGTAGTATCTCTTGCTCTATGATAaccttttttaatgattttattttgaTATCCCCTAGCTTTAAATCTCAATTTGAGATCATCAGCATATATTTTAAAGGCTTCCTCAGTGGAACAATTTCTTTTTTGTCTCAGGTACTGACCGATagaaatcaaacacaggaaagaggcgccgtatgtgtgaatctgaagaagccaacgacaaatataagacatgtgcagggtactcacaatgtgaaaaggcactccaatgtgcctataggggcaggctggtattcacagcaaaccagctggctgaaccggctaaccaggatacccaaggtagaggactctatgtcttgatggactgtgtatactggatccagcaatgtgggaacaggagctaggtgcaaacacaggcacaccactgtgtgaatctgtaggagtacacaggtaaatatgcaatctgtgcagggtactcacattctgtagcggcactcagttgtgccagtagaggcaggctggctttctcagcaacccagctagctgtgtagagtatgaagcaggatactaggcagcaatcaggattggcaggtagctcagaaatggacaattgcaatgaggatatatgattaaaagaaggattttaataaaaattaaaagcaataaaatacatatattcctcatgcacagtaagtaagtagcatacaacgcgtttctcggtgtcaaccgtttcctcaggcatgtgttctaactctacataaacatcttataaaggcctgagctacctgtattgccccacccttcatgacaaaagaaaccaatcacaaaggccctttgtttaattgcccattagttgATAAACCTGCACACTTCTCATACCAAACCCTAATAATAGCGTTTATTTGGTGTTGGGGATGGTGACTGGAGGCTTCAAGGAGTGTATTTGCTGAGGTACTTTTCCTGAATGTTTCTGTTATTAGTTTATTgtctgtaatgtcccctttaattcagccccaccttcttttgctttataagtgcacttcctgctatcctctttgcttgattattttgtttggcacaggttaaaggatacactcctccactccagctgacagatattgagcctcaagcctttttacctattaggctacttgttgccttcatcgctatcctgaacaaagtacctgactcttttgttacacattttgctgttcagctcctctccgttctcagctacagaacacttcctgtttccagcggattgactttgtacagccggatctacacgctgtccacgctcacaccttccagtagctttcacggacactgctactgctcccttctcatcgtgttaacatacaccaaccaccggattcattctactacagctgctagtacttgcaagtatatctcaatctgtattgaactgctaattgttatttgtctgccattccttgcttgcaatactttgcttatctattggataacctgttttctatcatttgctgcttaaatctccagtctgcattctaaccatatcttatgctttgcaacaatcaaagtactaagaacatatcagccgtatatttttgcatagtatcatttatacttatatcagcagttatcctaacctctacctgctgtattactttgcaaacactcagtttcactcttacaccgctgctgggaatcatccattactattaaagtgctgtattaatactgacactgcaggctaagtctttcctgtggttgttccgctattacagctacacaacatttaaatattgtagttataacatTGTCCCTCTTGGTTATTTTCAAATCCAAGAAGGACAAAGACTCCAAATTCCATTCATACGTAAATTTAAGGTtccaatcattaatatttaattcttCCATAAATCTGACCAAATCATCTGATGTGCCCTCCCATAATAGGAGGACATTATCGATTAAACTAATCCATAATAGGATCATTTGGTCAAATTCAGTGGCTATATCTAAGATTTTTTCATGTTccaatcttcctagatacagacaggcatatgtaggggcacagcatgctcccattgctgtgcccctaatctgtctgtaaaatttaccATCAAATTTTAAGTAATTCCTGTTGAGTACAAAGCTCAAGAGATCCACCACCACATTTGCATGGTCGTTAAATTTAGGACCTCTTTGGTTTAAGATCTCTTTGATAGTGTTAATACCTTTAGTGTGAGGTATTGAGGAATAGAGTGCTTCTACGTCAATGGACACTAATATAGTTTTGGATGTTAAAGTCACATCATCCAATTTTTTCAAAACATCAGTCGTGTCTTTGACATAGTAGGGTAGAGATGTAAGGTAGGGGCGTAGGCACCAATCTAAGTATTATTTACACCTTCAGTTAACCCCCCCAGgcctgacactattggtctgcccGGTAGAGGTATTTTCTGTTTGTGTATCTTTGGTATTGTGTAGAATGTTGGGATAACCGGAAATTTGACTTGCATGTAGGATAGTTCTTTTTATTTATCAGCCCTGTTAGTGCTTTATCCAGGATATTATCGAGTTcttctttatatataaaagttgtgttgctttttaatttttcatattgtgAAGTATTATTCAATTGTCTGATACATTCTAAACGATAGTCCTGTTTATTAAGTAGCACAACATTTccacccttgtctgatggtttCACCTCTATGGTTTGATCTGAAATAAGGTCATTCAATGCCCACTGTTGTTCCCTTGttaaattgtgttttctattttttgtagttGAGAGCATGTGTAAGTCTTTCTCCACTAATTTAACAAAGGTCATAACACTGGGTACCATTGAGAGTGATGGCATATAGGAGGATTTAGGCTTAAGATCACTAAAGACTATTCCTCTAATATCTTCTCCTTCAATTATTTCATCAGATAGGGTCTCCAAGGAGTCCAAAGCTATTCTATCATGCATGTCTAAATTTGTAACCATAGTTTTACCCAAGTTGATTTTACTAAGTACAATCTTTCTAGCAAATAAATTGAGGTCTTTACAAGCAGTGAATCTATCCAATTTGTTATTTGGACAGTATGTTAGACCTTTACTGAGGATTTCCATATGTGATTGGCTTAAAATTTTATTAGACAGATTCACAATTTCAAGTCCCTGTTCATTTGATTGTATCATTTTGGGGTTTTGTTGCCCTGTTGACTTCTCAGGGCATATGTAGTTGGTTTTTGACCAGTATTTTCTGTGTTTCCTCCCTCCCCGCCTTCTCTTTTTTTGTCTGTTATTCTCCTGTTGCCTAAAAAATTCCCCCTTCTTCTACCTCTATTTTGTCTTGGTGATTTGCTTATCTCTGATTCTGAACCTGATTTTTCAGATTCAGAAGTGCCAGATTTTTGACCCACATAATCATAAACAACACCTTCCTTATAATCCAATAGATCCCTCAAAAACTTCCTCCTCTTCCTAGATTTAATTTCATCTAGTAATTTTCTAAATTCAATTCTAATTTCTTCACTAAGTTTAGTGTATTAATCACTTAATTCCCATTTTATAAAATCGGCCTTGGATTCTTGAACTTCCTTGTCAATTTTATCCTCTGTTTCCTTAATAATTAATTTCATCAATTTCAACGAacactcagttaagcatttttcccattcctcctTAAAATCTAAGGGTTGGCTTAAATTTACCCCAGGTCTTTTTCTTAATCTCAAGCCTCGTGGTATCATCTCATTGTCTATATATCTTTTGAGACTGCTAATTTCCCatttcatttttaattgttttatcaaattgtttttataggttttataatcctgaaaaatattttttccctACTACAGCTACTGTCTCTTTAGATGCCTCCAAAGCAAATGTTTCAGCCAAATCAAATTCCCATTCACTTTCATCAATAGATCCAATGAATACTATGCCTATAGAGTGCAGCTAAAATGTGATAATCACAGATTCAGAGTAATATATCCCCAATCAGCACGGTTAATAAAGGGTATTCCTACCcagaaaaatgtttataaagaaaaaaaccagGGGTTAGTATTTAGACTGGTGAACTAGGGCCCACCTCTCTTAATATTTAGATGAGACCCCAGGTGCAAGGAGGcttaaaaataactataattagattgagaatgatagtggagggccctctagtgggcctgtaacaacattaagggattaccaacttgaagtctggagaaatgctaagttgtgtttgttacaatgttgcaggttggGAGGAGgtgtttgttcttacctttatagggtcctgcagcagtgagttcagcctctttcagtttccagacttcaaggagaaggtttttttGAAGTTTTGCTGTGACCCCAGAGGAAGATggagcatggagagatccaggaggaagtcagtgcctcccaaacgatacagggaggtggtggagatgactgccaggaagaagggacctgcaaaacAGAGACAGGAGCCTGAGGAactggtaccccccacaccccaaaaatcaCCACCCACCAGGAGGTTTAATAAGGGAAAGGGCAAGAAAGGGGGTGGGTCAGGGTTGGCTGGCCCCAGTTCACAGGCCCAGGTTGGCAGGGTGTTAGAGGTAGGCCCCAATGTAGGGCAGCAGACCCAGGGGGTTGGCGAGGCAGTTAATTGGGAGCAGGTCGGGCCCATGAGTGGCCCTGAGGGCTTGCAAGGAGGTTCGGGCCCAGTGGGATCACATGCTGGCATCTTAGGCCAGTTTGCGGCCTTGCCACCGGCGGCCATGGCGGCAGTCCTGGCCCTAGCGCAGTCACTCTCCAATGTGATGGCCCCTGTGGGCCAGGCACAGGGCCCAGTTGCCGTCGCTGCGGCCGGTGGTGTGGCAGGAGGCGTTAGGCCCATCTTACAAGATGCAGATTGCGCAGCGGTATCTACTCCCTCTGATGGCGGCTCACGCGAGATCTCCTCCGAGAGTTCGTCAGAGGGGGAGGAGGATCACGGCCGCCATCTTGGGAGTCAGATCACACAACAGCGGACAGCCTCACGCGACCGGAGCTtcacaggtaacttggggaggctaccGGTCGCGGGAGGGTCATCACAGGGGCCAGCGGTGCCTGGGAGGGAGCACTTACCTCGTGCGAGTGAGGTGGCGGGTCCGGTTGGTGTGGAGAGAGAGTGTGGCGCAGCTGGGGGCAGATGGGTAGGCCATGCACTGGTGTGCAGGCGCGCGCAAGGGAGGATCCCGGCCGTGTGCAGAGGCTTCCTGATATGGTGGTGAGAGATTGTGGAACAGCTGAGGGGCCGATGGAGAGGCCATGCACTAGTGCGCAGGCGCGCGCACGGGAGTATGCTGGTAGTGGGCAGAGGCCTACGGATGGTGCGGTGAGAGAGAGTGGCGCAGCTGGAGGGCCAACAGTTAGGCCAGGCATGAGTGCGCAGGCACGCACAAGAGAGGATGTTGGCCATGTGCAAGGGCTCACAGGAGCAGTCGAGGGGGCTACTAGGCCTCAAGATAGGCCAGGTTACCAGTATGGTGCATGATTGAGTTATGAATCGCACAGGGGGTGGgaccatgcggggataacgcatggttaTGAGCTGTCAGATCAAGTGGTGTCTGGGGGCCGTGTGAGACAAGGGGACATGGCGTGTGAAAGGCAGTATGATAGGGTTCAGATCCAGAGAGGTGTGAGTGAGGACACGATTAAGAGGGCAGTAGAGGCAGAGCTGCGTGAAGTAAATAACGCTaggcccctgcctgggtttagtgATCACGCCCGGGAGGGGGCAACACAGGAGGATGTTATCAGGAGTGCTGTGGCTGGCGCTTTGGGTATGACTGCTGGAGTGAGACAAGGGGGTGAGAGGGCGGGGGCTTCTGTTGATGCACCTCCTGTagaccggagtactccccaagttgttttgtctcagcAGGTTCCTGAAAGGACGGCAGCACCGATGGCATCAGGTTCTACGAGTGCCCTAGTGGTGGCGGGGCCCAGCAGCGATCAGATGGGTTCA
This region includes:
- the LOC128659652 gene encoding collagen alpha-2(I) chain-like, with protein sequence MLSCVCYNVAGWEEVFVLTFIGSCSSEFSLFQFPDFKEKVFLKFCCDPRGRWSMERSRRKSVPPKRYREVVEMTARKKGPAKQRQEPEELVPPTPQKSPPTRRFNKGKGKKGGGSGLAGPSSQAQVGRVLEVGPNVGQQTQGVGEAVNWEQVGPMSGPEGLQGGSGPVGSHAGILGQFAALPPAAMAAVLALAQSLSNVMAPVGQAQGPVAVAAAGGVAGGVRPILQDADCAAVSTPSDGGSREISSESSSEGEEDHGRHLGSQITQQRTASRDRSFTGNLGRLPVAGGSSQGPAVPGREHLPRASEVAGPVGVERECGAAGGRWVGHALVCRRAQGRIPAVCRGFLIWW